The Juglans microcarpa x Juglans regia isolate MS1-56 chromosome 2S, Jm3101_v1.0, whole genome shotgun sequence genome has a window encoding:
- the LOC121251640 gene encoding syntaxin-22-like gives MSFQDLQSGAKPSPSSLVGVRSPGQSPSQAVAAGIFQINTAIAAFHRLVDAIGTAKDTSDHRQKLHNTRQRILHLVKDTSAKLKALTDSDRDSSVNPSKKVEDAKLARDFQITLQEFQKAQQLASERESTYSPSAPPRSSSLSATSASGEHFAINENRPFLFEQKRQEVLLLDNEISFNEAMIEEREQGIREVEEQIGQANEIFKDLAVLVHEQGVVIDDIQSNVGTSSASTTQARVQLAKASKSAKSKSSWCWWMLVIFVIALVIFLLILIV, from the exons ATGAGCTTCCAGGATCTCCAGAGTGGCGCCAAGCCGTCTCCTTCCTCATTGGTAGGCGTTCGTTCCCCGGGCCAAAGTCCCTCGCAGGCCGTCGCTGCGGGCATTTTCCAGATCAACACTGCAATCGCTGCTTTTCATCGACTCGTCGATGCCATCGGAACCGCCAAGGACACTTCCGATCACCGTCAAAAGCT CCATAACACGAGGCAGCGGATACTGCACTTGGTTAAAGATACTTCTGCTAAGCTCAAGGCCTTGACCGATTCCGATCGGGACTCCTCCGTCAAC CCGAGTAAAAAAGTAGAAGATGCAAAACTTGCCAGAGATTTTCAAATTACACTCCAAGAATTTCAGAAAGCTCAACAGCTTGCCTCTGAGCGCGAGTCTACCTACTCCCCTTCTGCTCCTCCTCGGTCTTCTTCTTTATCAGCAAC CTCTGCTTCTGGTGAACATTTTGCAATCAACGAAAACCGACCTTTTCTCTTTGAACAGAAGAG GCAGGAGGTACTCTTATTAGATAATGAAATTTCCTTCAATGAAGCAATGATTGAGGAAAGGGAACAGGGTATTAGAGAAGTAGAAGAGCAAATTGGACAAGCAAACGAAATATTTAAGGACCTTGCTGTTCTTGTTCATGAGCAGGGAGTTGTTATTG ATGATATTCAATCTAACGTTGGAACTTCCTCTGCTTCTACTACTCAAGCTCGAGTTCAGCTAGCAAAAGCTTCCAAAAGTGCAAAATCCAAGTCTTCTTGG